In Serinus canaria isolate serCan28SL12 chromosome 5, serCan2020, whole genome shotgun sequence, the following proteins share a genomic window:
- the GPR68 gene encoding ovarian cancer G-protein coupled receptor 1, whose protein sequence is MVNFTENVTEKCNINHDIQETLSPVVYIFVFILGLPANCLSLYYGYLQIKAKNELGIYLCNLTIADLLYIFSLPFWLQYALQHDNWTYDELLCKVCGIILYENIYISVGFLCCISIDRYLAVVHPFRFQHFRTMRAAATVSIIIWAKEIITCCFVFTHGEISMDAESHLVCFEHYPIKKWEHNVNYYRFSAGFLFPFFLLSFSYCGILRVVHKSPGTQKKKKIQIKRLVSSTVFIFLVCFGPYHILLVVRSLLENNCSFAEKIFNVYHISLLLTTFNCVADPVLYCFSSESTYQNFVKMRDSCLTCLGHLSTETKESYPLNTTETPNRKQHEQQPGLLQIPLDGAGMKDCFTTNADSL, encoded by the coding sequence aTGGTGAATTTCACAGAGAATGTGACTGAGAAGTGCAATATTAACCATGATATCCAGGAGACATTATCCCCTGTGGTGTACATATTTGTGTTTATATTAGGCTTGCCAGCTAACTGCTTGTCACTGTACTATGGGTATTTACAGATCAAGGCTAAAAACGAATTAGGGATCTACCTTTGCAATTTGACTATAGCAGACCTGCTGTAcatattttctttgcctttttggCTTCAGTATGCTTTACAGCATGACAACTGGACCTACGATGAGCTGCTGTGCAAAGTTTGTGGCATCATCCTGTATGAGAACATCTACATCAGCGTGGGCTTCCTGTGCTGCATCTCCATCGACCGCTACCTGGCCGTGGTGCACCCCTTCCGCTTCCAGCACTTTCGGACCATGAGGGCTGCTGCTACTGTGAGCATCATCATCTGGGCCAAAGAAATCATCACATGCTGCTTTGTCTTCACACACGGGGAGATCAGTATGGATGCTGAGAGCCACTTGGTGTGCTTTGAGCATTACCCCATCAAGAAATGGGAGCACAATGTCAATTACTACCGCTTCTCTGCTggcttccttttccccttctttctgcTGTCCTTCTCCTACTGTGGGATTTTACGAGTTGTCCACAAGAGTCCTGGCACtcaaaagaagaagaaaatccaaattaaaagACTGGTATCAAGtactgttttcatatttttagtCTGCTTTGGACCATACCACATCCTACTTGTAGTTCGTAGCTTATTGGAGAACAACTGCTCATTtgctgagaaaatatttaatgtttacCATATTTCTCTCCTGTTAACTACTTTTAACTGTGTTGCTGACCCAGTATTGTACTGTTTTTCCAGTGAAAGCACTTACCAGAACTTTGTCAAGATGAGAGACTCTTGTCTAACATGTTTAGGCCATCTGAGTACTGAGACAAAGGAATCCTATCCACTAAACACTACTGAAACTCCCAACAGAAAACAGCATGAACAACAGCCAGGGTTATTACAAATACCACTTGATGGTGCTGGAATGAAGGACTGCTTCACAACTAATGCAGACAGCCTATAG